In Phycisphaerae bacterium RAS2, the DNA window AACACACGAATGAAACAAATGTTCACGGTAGCCGATCCACGTGATGCGCTGGACCTGATGGGAATGTCCGGTGAGCGCCTCGGCATTCTGCGTTCGTACTCGTCCGGCATGAGCGGCGGCAATGCGACTTCGAGCGTGAGCGAACAGGAAGTATTGCATTCGGTCTTGACTCAGAACGCAATCAACGTCGTAAACAATGATCGCACGGGCTCGCTGCTTCACATTATGACCGGCGCTGGCTACACGCAGCCTCTTGGAATACCAATGCACATTCGCACACCGTATCCAATGACCCACAAGGAATACAAGCTGCGCATGTACACGCCCTGGCCGAGCGTCCCCGAGACGATTCGGCGAGGCGCTCACCCAGTGCGAACGGTGATGAACAAGCACGAGCCAGAAGAAGTTCAGGATCTGGCGGAGCAGCAAAGTGCCCGGCTGATGGAGTTTTTCCAACAGACTGCCCGGCGCGCTGGCCGCCACCGAATGCGCGATTGGCAGGAAGAGGGCGATTGATGGTTTTTTCATACTGTCCACAGCGGTTGTGCTTCTGTGGCCTCGAAGCCGTTTTGGAGGTGAAACAGACGGCAGGTTGAAACGTTGTCGTGAGTTTCGTGTGGCCTGTCAGAAATGTCTGCACCGACTGACTGACTCAATCGAGGCAGTGAGCAGGATGTAGATAAAAACTAACAGGAGAATATATGCAAATTGAAGAAAAACACACGAAGACTCATCACGTTCACGTTGAATTCCCGTTCGATGTGCGTGCAACCGGGCGGGCAATTCGGTGGCTGATTCTGGGCTTCTGCCTAGGCGTAGCCGTCCACAACCTCGTCGGTGTGATGCATTGCTAGCACCAAAGCACGTCGGGACTGAGCTCACGCTCAGTCCCGAACTTAAAAGGTCCCCGGCGTCGTGACAATCCATCCCACGATAAAGCCGGTCATAACGAGTAGTGCCCTAAGGAACGGTGAGAGACCGTCAGAGTCGTGGGCAGCTTTGATTTTCTGTAGTAGCTGTTTCATGAACCAACCATAGCACAGGAGCTAGGTAGAACAATAGTTTTTTTAGTCGAGGCCGCAACGACGCGAAAGAACAGCGGCATTGGACGATCCATGACGAGATGTCTCCAAATGGTTGAGAGTCTCTGAGGTCCCTTCGGGGTCCTGAGCGATTGTTTAACCAGTCTTCGCGACGTCGCGGAGGCATATCAATGGAGGCGTCTATGCAAACGAATGAAAGCGTTTTGCTGATCATGGTTCGGGGCAAAGGGCCTCCTCTCTGGCGAGGGGGGGCTCATGCCTTGTTTCGAGTGGGGTACCGATGGCAGAGCACGCGACAACAAAAATGTGGACCAAACCCGATCAGCTCACGGCGATCGACCGGCAGGGCAGCGCGTTGCGCATTCAGCTAACTGCCCGAGATGTGATTATTCTGGATGCAATCACGCATCGGGTGAAGCTGCTTAGCCTGCCTCAGATCGCACGCACTTGGTGGAAAGGGTCGCGGGCCATCATGCAGGCCCGCAAGAGAATAAGACAATTGGCATTGGCCGGCTATCTGGAACGACTTCAGCTCTTCACCAACCAAGAAGTGATGCTCCTGGCACCGTTGGCAACCTGGCATTCGGGCATGGCGGTTCCCGACTTTTCCACCATTGTGCGACTAACCCGGACGCGCTGGGAGCTGCCTATCCGCTCAACTGCGTGCGTTGTTGCCACTTCAGTATCCGCAGTGCGCACTGGCGGCAGCTATCGCATCCCACGAAACAGCGAGGCGACACACGATCTCCACGTCGCTCAAGTTTATTTACACAAGTTGCGGCAGGCGCCGCGGTATGCCGAGAAGTGGAGCGGTGAAATGGAGCTCCTGACTCGCGACATCGCGCCGTGCGACAAGGTGCCCGACGCGCTGATTCGTCAAGCTGGTCGCTGCACAGCCGTAGAAGTTGTCGGTGAATCATACAGCGTGACCAAACTCATGGCGTTTCACGAGTTTTGCTCCCGAAGGTCCTTTACATACGAATTGTGGTAGCAGTATGGAACCTGACGATCGGCACATCATGGAACACCTTGGACGGTATCGCGTGAGTATCCGTCAGATTCTCGCGATGTTAAAGGCCGGGGCGCATCTGTCGGACGCATCCGTTTCCCGACTTCACCGCACTGGCCTGATTGCGATTAATCGGGGACTCCCTGGCAATCGAAGCATCTACCAGCTGACAAAAAGGGGAGCTGCATTGATTGGAGTGTCCGAGGCACGGGCACGTCCCTTTCGATCTCAGGCCCTCTTGAAGCATTTGGGCATTCTGCTGTTCTGTCATGTCGAAGGAGCGCACCGATACCGACTCGAAGATGACGAACTACGAATGATCGTTGGCGAGCCCCTTCCAGAAGGGGCTCACTGCATGGCGATGTTTGATGGCCGCGTGCAGGTGCTCAACGTGTACGTACCTGGTCAGAGAACATCCATCCGGTCGGTGACGCGGCGCATTCGCGAACATTTGGATGAAGTGCGGCGCCTGCCAAAGGTTCGCGAACTGCTGGAAGCGGGTAACTATGGCTTCGCCATCGTGTCGCAGACGACGGAGCGCAGATCGGCAATCCTCCGGGCGCTGAGAATTCCTGAGCGGGATGGCGGAGGGCCGCTTGCCAAGCAGGTCAGCACACGGGTCGAGGCGCTGCCGACGTTTGATCTCGTCCTCAATGGCAAGTCGCCAAGCCAGAAGCCAAAACAGCCACGACACAATGAATCGGCGTTGATGTTTGAACCAGCGGATTCCATGGAAAGGATGGTAACGAGACGCTCGCCGCTCTTGAAGAAGAAGGATGAGGCATCTCCGATGTTGCCCGATCCCTTGGATGAGATTGATTTGGAATCGGAGAGCATTGAATAAGAAACGCTTTGATGAGCAATCGCCGCTATCAAAATGCAATCGTGAGAACTCGGCTGGATGCGGATATTAACAGCTTTGCCTCCGACAACTGAGGCGTCGTGAAAAGACATGAGCACAAACTGTAAATCGGATTGTGAACCCACTTTCAAAGTTCAGAAAGGAGCTATGACATGGCTGATGTAAAGACGAGAGGCACGAAGAACCTGCCGGCGCACGAGATGCGGATCGGCGCAATCAAGGCGACCGTTTGGAGCAACGCAGTGCCCAGTGGGGCGGTGATGTTCAACACGGTCCTCGTGAGGCTGTACCGCGACGACCAGGGCTCATGGTGCGAGACCCATTCCTTGGGCCGTGATGATCTACTCACAGCCGCCAAGGTTCTGGATTTGGTCCATACCTGGGTTTCGCAGGCGGAACGTAAGCAGGCGTGAATCAGGGCGCCCGCTCTGGTCCGCTTTGCTTGTGCATGGTGACGGTGCGATGCACCGCGCACGCGAAGGCTCTATCGCTAGAATCAGCGGCCATTCATCAGGGTGAGTTACTGAAAGACGGTCCATGGTTGACATCAGTTGCGAAACCCTGATCCCGCTGCGTGACGCCCCGAGGCACCTGCCGAACAGACCGAACGGCAAGCGGCTGCATGTGAGCGCTTGCTATCGCTGGGTCACGCGCGGAGTACGCGGCGTTGTGTTGGAATCAATCCGCCTAGGCGGCACGACCTACACCAGCCTCGAAGCGCTCCAGCGATTCGGCGAGCGGCTGAGCTTACGGTCCGTCGATCCTCAATCCGATCCGCCGCAGCCCGCTAGTTGCGTAAGGCGAATTGAGCAGGCCGCCCGGCGGGTTGCGCATAAGCTTGGATTGCCCGATGCCGACGCACAATGAGCGATTGCCGACCACCGGCCAGAATCAGTCGTTTGTAGGCGTTGGTACTTTTCGCAATTGGATGCGCGAATGAGCATCAAGGGCGGCCTTGGCAAGCATCGGTAAGTCGCTTTCGTTGAAAGACGCAGAGTCCTTCCACGCATCGCCCTCGCGGTATCGACGCGTGAAGGTGACCGTAAAGAAACGGCCGGTGTTCGTGTCATTCTGCCAAATTGCGGCCCGAATCGGGCTGTAGAACAAGGTATCAACGGGCGGGTTTGTTTCCATTTCATCCTCCTGATAGTCGCTCAAAATCCGTTATGGTCTCGTTGCAGATGCGTGTACGCCTCCCTGAGCCACGGCCTGCTCCATGCCGGCAGCAAAGGCCCTTGCAATGCGATTCTCAAATGCGCAGCGCTGGCGGTCGTATTCTCGCCCGTTCGCAGGCAGGCTCAACGTTTCAAGCCGCCTCGCCTCGCGTTCCAAATCATCGAACCGCTTGTCGGCAGCAATCAGTACGGCTCGCAGAAGATGGCTTGCCGTAAGGCGGGCACCGGTTGATTGGCGATACATGGCCACAAGTCTCACGATGGTGGCCTCGGACTCGGGCGTAAGCACAAACTCGCGTTTGATGACTGGAATCCTTCGTTTTGAATTTGCGCGAATGGACGCCTGAACCGAGCGAGTCGTAGGCTCCACGGGCAACTCTTTCGGGCGAAGCGCCCTTTCTGCGACTTCCGGATCGAGGAGTCGGGCGACGGCGCTAGTTGGGACAGAAGTCTTGAGAGCTTGGGCCACGCCTCTCCTTCTCAAATAACAAGTGGTTCGGTTGATAGATCGGCCAAGTCTGGGGGTTGCGCTGGATGTGGCGTTCGGCAGGGTTCGGAACCGACTGGCCCGAGTTTGCCGTCAAGAAAGGATTGTCGATTCAGCAGGCGGTGTTCGATTTCAGCCGCCAACCGAAGATATTGGTGGGCGATGGGCATCTTGGTATAGCCCGGAAGTTGAAACAATGTCATTCCGCGTCCGGACAATTCCGCCAAGAGCACAGCCTGAGAAATAAATGATTCGAAACATCGTCCGGGTAGGGATTGAGCGACGATGGTTTCGAGCTGCGATCGTAACCTGGTAACGCGACCATCCACGTTGCTGAAGATGACGCCAAGGATTTCGAGGTGGGGGTTTCGATGTCGCCGAACGTCGGCGATGTCCCGCAGGGCCTCATTCAAGCCCGCGAGGGAGAGTGGATGAGGAAATGCCGAAAGCAATATCCACTCGGCGGTTGAATACGCGGCAACTGTGGTGATGTCTGCTGCGGATGGACCGGTGTCCAAAAACACCAGATCATAAATCTGGCGAGCCTGCTCGATCGGCCGATCAAGAATCTGAGTGCGGTCTTTATACTTTGAAAGGCGGATGTCAAGTTCGGAGAGTTGAGGACGCGATGGCACAAGGTGAACATTCTTCGGCATGCCTTCACGAACGACAAGCTGTTCGAGGGCGTCTTTACCGGCTAGCAGCTCAAGGGATCCCGCGTATTTGTCCGTCGCGACACCGAGATGCTTGGTCGCTCCGGCTGCCGGGTCCAAATCGATGACCAGGCATCTGTATCCTCCCAAACCCAATGCCGCCGAAAGATTCACGGTCACTGTGGTCTTTCCGACACCGCCCTTCTGATTTGCGACAGTGATAACGAATCCATTGCCTTTCGTCGTGCGTCTTAGACCTTGCATATTCCGGCTCCAGTTGTTTGTTTTCATTGACGTCCGACAGCCCGCCGACGAGTTGACGGGACGGCGGGAACTCATGTCGCAACTTATGAGTGCGTATCACGAACACCGGCGTGAGCGCAAGGGGGGGTTCAAGGATGTTCACATTCGGTTGCACCCGTGGCATGCAAAATCAAGCAACCGGCAACCGAGGGCAGCAACAGCCCCTGGAGGGCGGGACTTCCCGCTGACGGGCTCGCGGAGAATCCGGCTTGCGCACTGACAACAAGGCGCGCTAGCCTGAGAGGCGGTGTACGGCCACTTTCGGAATTGATTGGTGGCCGAACGAGAAAAACTGTTTATGAGGCACGAAACGATGGAACTCTAAAGGGCCGACTCATCGCACAAATTCAGCCCTTTGGTGGCTGCCGGCCCGCGATGGAACACGGCAGCGCTGGGTGGATGTGACAATCCCAACCTAGCGCAGTGTCCCGCGCGTGTCAATCCCTGTTGCAGCCAATCAATCCACGTGTAGCTACCGGTCTCTTTTGACCGCGGCCTCCGGGTATCACGGACGCCCGCCGAGTGTCCGTTCAAACTGTGTTTGACAATGGCGTGGAACAATTCGTGGAACATTCGTGAAAACCAACAGGATGCAGCCGGTGGTCGGCGAAAGCCAGATGGGGGATTCTGCCTTGTTACGGGTATGGCTTTTATAGCGGCGTGGCGGGCCTACAAGGCGGGGATCATTCGGTGGTTCGACTTCCGGGTATGGCTGGCATGTTTCGAAGTCGTGGCGAGGCGCTGCGGCAATCGGCGTAGTCGTTGTCCACGGTATCAGTTTTCCGAGCTGAATTCTCTCGTCGGACCCTCCTCGGGGGGACGAGTGTCTGGGGCAGTCCGGCGACTCCAAAAAGCGGGGCTCATTCGCTGGTCTGAAACAGCGGTTGAACTGACAGTGCCCATGACCCTCGATATCTCGAATGAATTGGGCCTCAGTCCAGCCCAGCTCGAACACCGAATCCCATTTCCACGGCGAATGATCCGCTGGCTAGCCAGAGCCGGCCGTCCAGTTTTGGTCGCGACAGTCTTGGGACTGGCAATGCGCTGCCTTTGGTATAGCCGCGGTCTCTGCTACGGGGAGGGGTCCTGCAAGGCGTCGTGGATCGCCGATCTGTTCAGTGTCGATTTACGGAACGTCAAGGCAGCCCGAAAGGAGCTGATGGCCCTTGGCTGGGTGAAGACCTGTTCGGTGCCGCAGCAGCGCCTGAATCGTTGCGGCGCGAAGGTTGACATCAATCTGGAATGGGCCGAGCCCCGGCCTATGGCGACGCCGCAGAATTCACCACCCCCTCCAGCCGCATTTCGGCATGAATCACCACCCCTAATAAAGAATCTAGAACTCTCTTCGAGAGTTGGAAACCAGAAACCCGCCTCCGGCAGACCGGCTGGTGTTCTCACCAAAGCGCGGGATTGCACGGTGCCTCGCATCGAACGCGTGACGGTAGATGATTTGAAGGACCGGCGACGCCTCGGTGTGCTATTTGAGCAGGCTAGGAAGCGCGGATGGGTAACATCGAGTGAAAACGACAGACTTCGGTTCGTCGCGGCGGCCTTTCGGGCGAGGCGTGTGGGTACAGTCAATCCTCCAGGATTGTTCGTCACGCTTGTGCGCCTCCGTTCTTGGCATTACGCGAGCCTAGTCGACGAAGACGCGGCGCGGCGGATGCTTGCTGAGGATCCCTCAGGCAATGGGCACGTGCCAAATCAAGTCCATCAAATCACCAACGTTCAGAACACTTGCCCCGAATTGGTGAGCAACATTCTGACACGTTTGTTCGACAAGTCGGCAGTTTTCACAAGCAGTCGTAATGACCCATCGAAAACAGAACTCGCCGCATTTTCGAGCCCCATCCAACTCACTCCATGGGCCCCGCTAAGAAAATGAGCATTCTAGATCCGGCGATTCTACCCAAGCTGGCAACCCGATTCAGACGCTCGTCCATCGATTGGATGTTGCGGGATTAGGAAGTCGAATCGCTTCGTCGGTTCAACAGTTCGACGAGAGACCCTCGTTCTCCTGCGCGCTCGGGCTGCCTGGAGATTGACCGTTTCTTACAATTGCAAGTCCAGCTAACAATAGTAGTTAAGAGATGACGGAAAGGAATCGCTTCCGGCGCGCTCTAAGGGGCCAGAGAGCGGGTGCGCGACCTCTTGACTCGGCGATGTCGCCGGGGCGGTGGACGGGTTTTGCCAATCCTTCCGTAAAACGCGCGTGCCTCATCACGAATGCCGCCGAAACGCGAATCAGACGATGGCGAAATGTTGCCCGACCTGTTCGGCGAGGCGCGCTGGAGACTCCTTGTCGTACAAACCGGCCTCACTCGAAGGCAGGCCCAAGTCGCGCGGCTGATCTGTCATGGATGCGCGGACAAGCAGATTGCCCTGCGACTTGGCATCGTGCTCGACAGCGTTCGACTGCACGTGAAAAAGCTTTTTGCGCGTTTTGACGTTCGAAGCCGGATGGGACTGCTCGTACACTTGGTGTTGATTGACAAGACTCGCACGAAGGCGTCCAAACGGGGGAGAGCACGAGGGACGCCCCGACGCAAGCGAGGAGGACCTACCAGTTCTGGTAGCTAGAAGAGCAATGGGCGAAACAGGTACACTGATGGATTGGCGTGACGGCTCCCACTTCTCGGGTATATCGCCCGAGCGACTCTTGACCGTATGCGAAGTAAACATCCAAGGAGCATGAATATGCGTACACGATTGTTCGGCTTGGTGACGGTGCTTTTTCTTTCGAATCCGGTATCGGGCGACATCACAGTCCCCGGCGCAGACGGATCGGACGGGGCTTTCAATCCGGCCACGAACGTCACCATCAACTTGGCGCTGGCGCCGACGGGTACGTGGAATGGACCAAACAGCAGCCCCGGCAACGGTGTTTATGACCCCGACAAATGGGCAGTCGTATTTCGATACTCGTCCGTCAACATCGCAAGTGGAAGGACGGTCACATTCTCTAGCCATCCGTCCGGTGCTCCTGTCATCTGGTTGCTAAACGGACCAGTTACTATCGCCGGAACACTCGACGTGTCTTCCCGAAAAATTGCGGGTATAGGGAATAACACTTTCCTGGGATTTGAGTTACCAGGTCCGGGCGGTTTTCGAGGTGCGGGATCAAACACTACGGGAGGGCTCGGGCCTGGTGGTACCGATAGTGGTAGTCACGCAAGCTATGGAACTGGCACCCGTGCATATGGCAACAGCCGCGTGGTTCCAC includes these proteins:
- a CDS encoding MinD/ParA/CobQ/CobA-like protein, encoding MQGLRRTTKGNGFVITVANQKGGVGKTTVTVNLSAALGLGGYRCLVIDLDPAAGATKHLGVATDKYAGSLELLAGKDALEQLVVREGMPKNVHLVPSRPQLSELDIRLSKYKDRTQILDRPIEQARQIYDLVFLDTGPSAADITTVAAYSTAEWILLSAFPHPLSLAGLNEALRDIADVRRHRNPHLEILGVIFSNVDGRVTRLRSQLETIVAQSLPGRCFESFISQAVLLAELSGRGMTLFQLPGYTKMPIAHQYLRLAAEIEHRLLNRQSFLDGKLGPVGSEPCRTPHPAQPPDLADLSTEPLVI